In Candidatus Sedimenticola sp. (ex Thyasira tokunagai), the following proteins share a genomic window:
- a CDS encoding AAA family ATPase yields the protein MKIDYLEIRSPFKNLNKVKIDFDEDHLMTVVVGRNGSGKSNVLEALVYLFRNIDLGKPAPFSYVIKYKLGEADSERWITIDADPDRGSLAKQYETDVEISTGGELFDSKKRVPFSKVKRDKTGQSDYLPNYVFAYYSGPSDRLENYFRKHRTNFYRKLLKSQVDLKGDIRPLFYAKPFHSQFVLLAFFLSETDDSEKAFLRDQLGIEGLDSVHFVMRKPGWAKKKGELFWGASGVVREFLDSLYPHALAPVKVTRQEDTTLTGSNVKNEFFHLFLPDVETLRTFAKDQSSDVFFKMLESTLLSEIISEVSVRVKVSSADQPLTFRELSEGEQQLLTVLGLLKFTGGKDSLFLLDEPDTHLNPSWAAKYLEHLRNFVPKHDTSHLLMVTHHPIAIAELGKEQVQVMWNDEDGQVHAHEPAESPRGMGYAGILTSDMFGLKTTLDNSTERLLRLRRRFTEKQELSEIQKGRLKKVDSAIEKLGFTTAHWDKEYQEYLQVRKQVDWEVFEDDSPTPEVRELRKEKSREIIQRIKAKKNGVKM from the coding sequence ATGAAGATCGACTACCTGGAAATTCGCTCTCCATTTAAAAATCTGAACAAGGTGAAAATCGATTTTGACGAAGACCATCTGATGACGGTTGTAGTCGGTCGAAACGGCTCCGGCAAGTCGAATGTGCTAGAGGCATTGGTCTATCTATTCCGTAATATCGACCTGGGGAAGCCTGCGCCATTCTCGTACGTAATCAAGTACAAGTTGGGTGAGGCTGATAGTGAGAGATGGATCACCATTGATGCTGATCCTGATCGCGGATCACTTGCGAAGCAATACGAGACCGATGTTGAAATTTCTACCGGTGGCGAACTGTTCGACTCTAAGAAGCGAGTGCCGTTCAGTAAGGTAAAGCGCGATAAGACAGGTCAATCAGACTATCTTCCGAATTATGTTTTTGCCTACTACTCAGGTCCCAGTGACCGATTGGAAAACTATTTTCGGAAACACCGGACCAATTTCTATCGCAAGCTCCTCAAAAGTCAAGTGGATTTGAAAGGAGATATTCGACCACTCTTTTACGCAAAACCTTTTCATAGTCAGTTTGTATTGCTGGCCTTTTTTCTAAGCGAGACGGATGATTCTGAAAAGGCTTTCCTACGTGATCAATTGGGTATCGAAGGACTCGACTCGGTCCACTTTGTGATGCGTAAGCCTGGTTGGGCTAAGAAGAAAGGCGAGCTTTTCTGGGGTGCATCGGGTGTTGTTCGTGAATTTCTGGATTCGCTCTACCCCCATGCCCTGGCACCAGTTAAGGTCACGCGACAGGAAGACACGACCCTAACGGGTAGTAATGTAAAGAATGAGTTCTTCCATCTCTTCCTGCCGGATGTAGAAACCCTTCGAACATTTGCCAAGGATCAGAGTTCTGATGTCTTCTTCAAGATGTTAGAAAGTACGCTTTTGTCGGAGATCATCTCTGAGGTTAGCGTCAGGGTTAAGGTATCATCTGCAGATCAGCCGCTGACATTCAGAGAGCTGAGTGAAGGTGAGCAGCAGCTGCTGACGGTACTTGGGCTGCTCAAGTTCACCGGTGGAAAGGATTCACTGTTTCTTCTTGATGAACCCGATACTCACCTCAATCCTTCATGGGCAGCAAAATACTTAGAACACCTCCGAAACTTTGTTCCTAAGCACGATACGAGCCACCTATTAATGGTAACCCATCATCCAATTGCGATAGCGGAACTCGGCAAAGAGCAAGTTCAGGTAATGTGGAATGATGAAGATGGTCAGGTTCATGCCCATGAGCCAGCAGAAAGTCCAAGAGGCATGGGTTACGCAGGAATCCTTACTAGTGACATGTTCGGTTTGAAAACGACTCTGGATAATTCGACTGAGCGTTTACTGCGTCTTAGAAGACGCTTTACCGAAAAACAGGAGCTGTCGGAGATACAAAAAGGACGTTTGAAAAAGGTTGATAGTGCCATTGAGAAACTTGGTTTTACAACTGCACATTGGGATAAGGAGTACCAAGAGTATCTGCAAGTACGCAAGCAGGTTGATTGGGAGGTCTTTGAAGACGACTCCCCAACTCCTGAAGTAAGAGAGCTTAGAAAGGAAAAATCACGAGAAATAATTCAGCGAATTAAAGCAAAGAAAAACGGGGTTAAGATGTGA
- a CDS encoding DUF2357 domain-containing protein, producing the protein MELEVFSSRKGELTRVGCLSPGSTLGDLEENRQYLIRVNTEGSRLFVDDAPIDMDPHRQYWLWSPGFYAGEVVVELELPGHHEPIRYLVDVAPASNKSGREQYSEYISQIADYAPHLLMGTEPARHALGGRSHVSLSSWIRYARLRCFIDPYLGALRAICDRPLVRNRYQREQVPVHLARRVDVNTVRRLEANPKLLTAMAGQQVVHGDLSLGDNRLDVPFNEPTLDHPANRLIALQLDGVLRLTSQLINEFSQYRTASSETETDVQARMPRRIEYLTQIKKQLLKLSRLSPFNAVSRSKPGVAGINAVSGSPHYDRSHRLGIRLLREGVSQLASDEQHYLAPTWQVYEAWCFVTLAQQLKQQLPEYQWDLKTVVVSADMILEGEKEGTRIRLYTQLACPSLENPNRYGYYSITRKRIPDLVLEYSNVDCTKFICLDSKYTTSRSGILDSMASAHIYRDSIKQNGAAPLYSVLLVPGNPDATLLSSENYVDRHSVGCIPIADDGDATRAMKRLLEYFSTPIHHG; encoded by the coding sequence ATGGAACTCGAGGTCTTCTCCAGTCGGAAGGGTGAGCTAACCCGTGTGGGCTGCCTTTCACCTGGCTCCACACTGGGTGACCTTGAGGAGAATCGACAATACCTTATTCGGGTGAATACAGAAGGCTCACGCCTGTTTGTGGATGATGCCCCGATTGATATGGATCCACATCGCCAGTACTGGCTCTGGTCGCCAGGATTCTATGCCGGCGAAGTGGTCGTGGAACTGGAACTCCCTGGTCATCATGAGCCAATACGCTATTTGGTCGATGTGGCGCCAGCATCCAACAAATCCGGCCGAGAGCAATATTCAGAGTACATCAGTCAGATTGCAGACTATGCCCCACATCTGCTGATGGGTACTGAGCCAGCACGGCATGCTTTAGGTGGTCGATCCCATGTCAGTCTGTCTAGCTGGATTCGCTATGCCCGTCTGAGATGCTTTATTGACCCCTATCTTGGCGCACTAAGGGCCATCTGTGATCGGCCTCTGGTTCGCAACCGATATCAGCGTGAGCAGGTACCTGTTCATCTGGCCCGCCGGGTGGATGTGAACACGGTTCGGCGCTTGGAGGCCAATCCCAAGTTGCTTACTGCCATGGCTGGTCAGCAGGTGGTGCATGGTGACTTGAGCTTAGGGGACAATCGGTTGGATGTCCCTTTCAATGAACCGACACTGGATCACCCGGCGAACCGCCTGATTGCACTGCAGCTGGATGGTGTATTAAGGCTGACATCTCAACTGATCAATGAATTCTCTCAATACAGAACGGCCAGCAGTGAGACAGAGACCGATGTGCAGGCACGCATGCCTCGTCGGATCGAGTACCTTACACAGATAAAAAAACAGCTCCTGAAGCTATCACGGCTCTCGCCCTTCAATGCGGTAAGTAGAAGCAAGCCGGGTGTGGCGGGAATCAATGCTGTATCTGGCAGTCCGCACTATGACAGATCCCATCGACTGGGGATTCGTCTACTTCGAGAAGGCGTGTCCCAGCTTGCCAGCGATGAGCAGCATTATCTGGCACCGACCTGGCAAGTATATGAGGCCTGGTGCTTCGTCACACTGGCTCAGCAGCTGAAGCAACAGCTGCCGGAATACCAGTGGGATTTGAAGACTGTGGTGGTGTCGGCTGACATGATCCTCGAAGGAGAAAAAGAAGGGACGAGAATCAGGCTCTACACCCAGTTGGCATGCCCGTCACTCGAGAACCCAAACCGCTATGGGTACTACTCAATCACCCGAAAACGAATACCGGACCTGGTTCTGGAGTATTCGAATGTAGATTGTACGAAGTTCATCTGCCTGGATAGCAAATACACGACTTCCCGTAGTGGCATCCTGGATTCCATGGCGTCGGCCCATATCTACCGAGACTCTATTAAACAGAATGGGGCAGCTCCCCTGTATTCTGTATTACTAGTGCCAGGTAACCCGGATGCCACCTTGCTCTCATCTGAGAATTATGTGGATCGTCACAGTGTGGGGTGTATTCCCATAGCGGATGATGGCGATGCAACTAGGGCAATGAAGAGGCTACTGGAGTATTTCAGCACGCCAATTCATCATGGCTAA
- a CDS encoding DUF429 domain-containing protein, whose product MKLAGVDLAWLCNKNPTAIAIGDLAAGVLTVSSVEVSVLPVEQIRDKLLSVAGLAGIAVDASLIIPNQMGQRGCEKEISKHYGAKGASCHASNLTLYPEPASVEMSLMFADHGFGHLGKSKWQLECYPHPAIIEIFALSYRLAYKKGRVADKKAGQKQLASLIKSLSNSPILPLHIDTDICKCFEESYLDSLCGKALKSNEDALDAVVCLYIAGLYAIDAPGRVFGNVDDGYIWVPQGSALPN is encoded by the coding sequence ATGAAACTGGCTGGAGTAGACCTGGCGTGGCTCTGTAACAAGAATCCTACGGCCATCGCTATTGGTGATCTCGCGGCCGGGGTGCTCACAGTATCCTCTGTCGAGGTATCTGTGCTCCCGGTAGAGCAAATCAGGGATAAGTTACTTTCGGTAGCCGGGCTTGCGGGTATCGCGGTCGATGCGTCATTGATCATACCGAATCAAATGGGGCAACGAGGTTGTGAAAAAGAGATATCAAAGCACTATGGCGCGAAGGGTGCTTCCTGTCATGCCTCGAATTTAACTCTTTACCCCGAACCTGCCAGCGTTGAAATGTCGCTGATGTTTGCTGATCACGGCTTTGGTCATCTGGGTAAGTCGAAATGGCAATTAGAGTGCTACCCACATCCTGCGATTATCGAGATATTCGCTCTTTCGTACAGGTTGGCATATAAGAAGGGGCGAGTAGCAGATAAGAAGGCCGGTCAAAAGCAACTCGCCAGCCTGATTAAGAGCTTATCCAATAGCCCTATTTTACCGCTGCACATCGACACAGATATCTGTAAATGTTTTGAAGAATCCTATCTTGATAGTCTATGCGGCAAGGCCTTGAAATCCAACGAGGATGCGTTGGATGCAGTAGTTTGCCTATACATTGCTGGACTCTATGCCATTGATGCACCAGGACGGGTTTTCGGAAATGTGGATGATGGTTATATTTGGGTGCCACAGGGGAGTGCGTTACCGAATTAA
- a CDS encoding glycosyltransferase translates to MIKPGSITVVIPAFNEEKYLGKTLKSISKAARTFQGDLDVVVVDNNSTDKTGEVARKFGVTVVFEKKNQIARARNAGAAAATGEYLVFIDADTTVKGNIFDKVASNLASGKFIGGGAWVEPDAGLGGRLVFKHLVNRLLSLKNVTAGPFLYCERLAFEKVGGFDEDLYTAEEFSLAARLKKEGKKQKKKWKIIKYSKKHKLITSARKFGFGGFDMFRQNAHLLWGTQHKIRQKEHCRFWYDNRD, encoded by the coding sequence TTGATAAAACCAGGTTCGATTACCGTAGTCATTCCCGCATTCAATGAGGAAAAGTACTTGGGGAAGACCCTCAAGTCGATTTCGAAGGCAGCCCGCACTTTCCAGGGAGATCTGGATGTCGTTGTAGTGGATAACAACTCCACCGACAAGACAGGGGAGGTTGCAAGAAAGTTTGGCGTGACGGTTGTGTTTGAAAAGAAAAACCAGATAGCTCGTGCGCGTAACGCCGGCGCGGCTGCCGCCACTGGTGAGTATCTGGTATTCATCGACGCAGACACTACGGTGAAGGGAAACATCTTTGACAAGGTGGCGTCAAATCTTGCGTCAGGGAAGTTCATCGGTGGTGGGGCATGGGTCGAGCCGGATGCGGGTCTCGGCGGGCGGCTCGTTTTCAAGCACCTGGTTAACAGGTTGTTATCCCTAAAGAATGTAACTGCCGGCCCCTTTCTCTATTGTGAACGCTTAGCGTTCGAGAAGGTGGGTGGATTCGATGAGGATTTGTATACTGCGGAAGAGTTCTCTCTAGCTGCAAGGCTCAAGAAGGAGGGGAAAAAGCAGAAGAAGAAGTGGAAAATTATAAAGTACAGCAAGAAACATAAGCTCATCACTTCAGCCAGAAAATTTGGCTTTGGTGGATTTGATATGTTCAGGCAGAATGCGCACCTTCTCTGGGGTACCCAGCATAAGATACGTCAGAAAGAGCATTGCCGTTTCTGGTACGATAATCGGGATTAA